Proteins from one Geomonas agri genomic window:
- a CDS encoding response regulator, with the protein MRKLIGRLPIRKKLMLILLIASGFTLVLVSLTFVVGTFVLSRIGMHQELSTLASIVGHNSSAALAFGDNKDAQRTLQFLENKKYILEAYVLSEDWQPFASYQAPGVAPHAKTAKALALEAAGGDMWDVDGDMVVSSKILLEGQQLGTVVIRADYREVNSKLIWVLSGALLSMLGSLFCSYLVSLRLQGVISAPIVQLAHTMEAVSRDQDYSVRVQKGSDDELGALMLGFNGMLEQIQARDDELASYRDKLEQKVAQRTQELELTVAELQRAMEAAQTASRAKSQFLANMSHEIRTPMNGMLGMTELLMATRLDEQQNRFVSSVRRSGEALLSIINDILDFSKIEAGKLELEETAFNLQDTVADVVELLAETAHRKGLEIVALVESDVPPVLVGDQVRVHQILMNLVGNAVKFTERGEVVIRGTLVEERGEEVVVRIEVADTGIGISPEVKERIFEGFSQADNSTTRKYGGTGLGLTIARQLVELMGGEIGLESKLGVGSTFRFTLKLRRDASQRSTVPDRSTLAGYRAFIVDDNSTNLSIIHHELHAWGINADMADNGATALELMRRAAREATPYDFAILDMQMPGMNGIDVARAIKADPALASTKLLMVTSVGQYGDESEAIKAGIACYLSKPVRQSRLYNAIMDLLGVGMTRAAQPQVDAEQGPAPVLSASVLLVEDNPVNQDVATAMLEASGCRVSVANNGAEALEAVARRDFDLIFMDCQMPIMDGYAATRAIREQEKNAPQDKRRTIIALTAHAMRGDREQCFAAGMDDYLTKPFTQAQMVALLQRWITPQARSDKEPSPPRQDGQATGNAAADDGSGTIDPSLLDEIRALQAPGKPDLLAKVVGSFLKSSPLLLASMREGLAGGNPLVVRQAAHTLKSSSASLGCLGLSDTCRLLELLTVEGTLEGAEPLLRQIEAQHRKAVEYLAAVPGCGDTTWGR; encoded by the coding sequence ATGCGGAAACTGATCGGCCGTTTGCCGATTCGAAAAAAACTGATGCTGATCCTGCTGATCGCCAGCGGCTTCACGCTGGTGCTCGTCTCGCTCACCTTCGTGGTGGGCACCTTCGTCCTTTCCCGCATCGGGATGCATCAAGAACTCTCCACTCTCGCCTCCATCGTTGGACATAACAGCTCTGCTGCGCTCGCCTTCGGTGACAACAAGGACGCCCAGCGCACGCTGCAATTCCTGGAAAACAAGAAGTACATCCTCGAGGCCTACGTCCTGTCCGAAGACTGGCAACCCTTCGCCTCCTACCAGGCACCGGGTGTCGCGCCGCATGCGAAAACCGCCAAGGCACTGGCCCTGGAAGCGGCAGGAGGGGACATGTGGGACGTGGATGGCGACATGGTGGTCAGTTCCAAGATCCTCCTGGAGGGGCAGCAGTTGGGGACCGTGGTGATCCGCGCCGACTACCGCGAGGTCAACTCCAAGCTGATCTGGGTACTGTCGGGCGCCTTGCTGTCCATGCTGGGGAGCCTGTTTTGCTCCTACCTTGTATCCCTGAGGCTGCAGGGAGTGATCTCCGCACCCATCGTGCAGTTGGCCCACACCATGGAGGCGGTGTCCCGGGACCAGGACTACTCGGTCCGGGTGCAAAAAGGCAGCGATGACGAGCTGGGGGCCCTGATGCTCGGTTTCAACGGGATGCTGGAGCAGATCCAGGCCCGCGACGACGAACTGGCCAGCTACCGCGACAAGTTGGAACAAAAGGTGGCACAGCGCACCCAGGAGCTGGAGCTGACGGTGGCCGAACTGCAGCGGGCCATGGAGGCCGCGCAAACGGCAAGCCGCGCCAAGAGCCAGTTCCTCGCCAACATGAGCCACGAGATCCGCACCCCCATGAACGGGATGCTGGGCATGACGGAACTGCTCATGGCCACCAGGCTGGACGAGCAGCAAAATCGTTTCGTTTCATCGGTGCGCCGCTCCGGTGAGGCGCTGCTCAGCATCATCAACGACATCCTCGATTTTTCCAAGATCGAGGCCGGCAAGCTGGAACTCGAGGAGACCGCGTTCAACCTGCAGGACACGGTGGCCGACGTGGTCGAGCTCCTGGCCGAAACTGCGCACCGCAAGGGGCTCGAGATCGTCGCGCTGGTGGAAAGCGACGTCCCCCCGGTGCTGGTGGGGGACCAGGTGCGGGTACACCAGATCCTGATGAACCTGGTGGGCAACGCGGTGAAGTTTACCGAGCGGGGCGAGGTGGTGATCCGGGGCACACTCGTGGAAGAGCGCGGCGAGGAGGTCGTGGTACGGATCGAGGTGGCCGACACCGGTATCGGCATCTCCCCCGAGGTAAAGGAGCGCATCTTCGAGGGGTTCTCCCAGGCCGACAACTCGACCACCCGCAAATACGGCGGCACCGGCCTGGGGCTCACCATCGCCCGGCAGCTGGTCGAGCTCATGGGAGGGGAGATCGGCCTGGAGAGCAAACTCGGCGTAGGCTCGACCTTCCGCTTCACCCTCAAGCTGCGCCGCGATGCCTCGCAACGCAGCACCGTCCCCGACCGAAGTACCCTCGCCGGCTACCGTGCCTTCATCGTCGACGACAACTCGACCAACCTCAGCATCATCCACCACGAGTTGCACGCCTGGGGGATCAACGCCGACATGGCGGACAACGGGGCGACCGCGCTGGAACTGATGCGGCGGGCGGCCCGGGAGGCGACGCCGTACGATTTCGCCATACTGGACATGCAAATGCCGGGGATGAACGGCATCGACGTGGCCAGGGCCATCAAAGCGGACCCGGCACTGGCCTCGACCAAGCTCCTCATGGTGACCTCGGTCGGTCAGTACGGCGACGAGAGCGAGGCCATCAAGGCCGGCATCGCGTGCTACCTTAGCAAGCCGGTGCGCCAGTCCCGGCTCTACAATGCCATCATGGACCTGCTGGGGGTGGGTATGACTCGTGCGGCACAACCGCAGGTCGACGCGGAACAGGGCCCGGCGCCAGTACTCTCGGCGAGCGTGCTGCTGGTGGAGGACAACCCGGTGAACCAGGACGTGGCGACCGCCATGCTGGAGGCGTCGGGCTGCCGGGTCAGCGTGGCCAACAACGGCGCGGAAGCGCTGGAAGCCGTGGCGCGGCGCGATTTCGACCTCATTTTCATGGACTGCCAGATGCCGATCATGGACGGTTACGCCGCCACCCGCGCCATCCGGGAACAGGAGAAGAACGCGCCGCAGGACAAACGCCGCACCATCATCGCGCTAACCGCCCACGCCATGCGCGGCGACCGCGAGCAGTGCTTTGCCGCCGGAATGGACGACTACCTGACCAAGCCCTTCACCCAGGCGCAGATGGTCGCCTTGCTGCAGCGCTGGATCACGCCGCAGGCTCGCAGCGACAAGGAACCGTCCCCACCGCGTCAGGACGGACAGGCCACGGGCAACGCGGCAGCCGATGACGGCTCCGGCACCATCGACCCGTCCCTGCTGGACGAGATCCGCGCGCTGCAGGCCCCGGGCAAGCCCGACCTGCTGGCCAAGGTTGTCGGCTCCTTCCTGAAGTCGAGCCCGCTGTTGCTGGCGTCGATGCGCGAGGGGCTGGCCGGCGGAAACCCGCTGGTGGTACGCCAGGCCGCGCACACCCTCAAATCAAGCAGCGCCTCCCTGGGCTGCCTGGGGCTCTCCGACACCTGCCGGCTGCTGGAACTGCTGACCGTTGAGGGGACGCTGGAGGGAGCCGAACCGCTGTTGCGGCAGATCGAGGCGCAGCACCGCAAGGCGGTGGAGTACCTCGCGGCAGTACCGGGCTGCGGGGATACCACATGGGGGAGATGA
- a CDS encoding putative bifunctional diguanylate cyclase/phosphodiesterase, which translates to MDSYVSDEENELRPELVLVVDDDEMMRDLAVAALEQAGFFVATAENGVVALQRFRQLQPDIVLLDVMMPEMDGFATCRALRELAAGGDVPVLMMTGLDDTRAIEQAYHAGATDFVTKPIHWAILRHRVRYMLRSSKAMRDLRVSEARLSNAHRIAHMGSWEWDVLNDKFYWSQEIANIFAVDAAAFDSSYSAFISTIHPLDKELVNKAFEDACALQRPISLDHQIVLPRGDERYCHTEGEVGTDESGRVVYISGTIQDITERKHIEEQVRSLAYYDSITGLPNRVLFGELLERALTFARRYRKKVAVLFLDLDRFKEINDTLGHAVGDNLLREVSERLKHCIRGYDSVWQGIGATEGTPVARLGGDEFTVIMEDIQDSNGVIAASQRILQLLSDPFLLDEGEICISASIGISIYPDDGEDAMTLVRNADTAMYHAKREGRNNAQFFMQALNDAACERLQLERQLRKALANEEFVLFYQPQIDAVSGTIVGLEALIRWQSPELGFVPPASFIPFAEESGQITLIDEWVVHAACRQVAGWLAQGIAPPRVAINLSGCHFLKKSLVEMVAECLQNCTLEGRHLEVELTEGVIMRDVEQATATLAELKRMGVTVSIDDFGTGYSSLSYLRRFPIDTLKIDRSFITGVTKDPDGAAITTAIISMATSMRLEIVAEGVETAEQMNFLLEHGCTVMQGYLFCRPVPPEEITRLLVEGLAMPQRLDAAAPAKER; encoded by the coding sequence ATGGATTCATACGTAAGCGACGAGGAGAACGAACTGCGTCCCGAGCTGGTGCTGGTCGTCGACGACGACGAGATGATGCGCGACCTGGCCGTGGCGGCCCTGGAGCAGGCCGGCTTCTTCGTAGCCACCGCGGAGAACGGGGTGGTGGCGCTGCAGCGGTTCCGGCAGTTGCAGCCCGACATCGTCCTGCTCGACGTGATGATGCCGGAGATGGACGGTTTCGCTACCTGCCGCGCCCTGCGCGAGCTCGCCGCCGGCGGCGACGTGCCGGTCCTCATGATGACCGGCCTCGACGACACAAGGGCCATCGAGCAGGCCTACCACGCCGGGGCCACCGATTTCGTCACCAAGCCGATTCACTGGGCCATCCTGCGGCACCGGGTCCGCTACATGCTCCGCTCCAGCAAGGCCATGCGCGACCTCCGGGTGAGCGAGGCACGCCTGAGCAACGCGCATCGCATCGCCCACATGGGGAGCTGGGAGTGGGACGTCCTCAACGACAAGTTCTACTGGTCCCAGGAGATCGCCAACATCTTCGCCGTCGACGCGGCAGCATTCGACTCCTCCTACTCCGCCTTCATCAGCACCATCCACCCGCTGGACAAGGAACTAGTCAACAAGGCCTTTGAGGACGCCTGCGCCTTGCAGCGGCCGATCAGCCTGGACCACCAGATCGTGCTCCCGCGCGGCGACGAGCGCTACTGCCACACCGAGGGGGAGGTCGGCACCGACGAGAGCGGGCGCGTGGTCTATATCTCCGGCACCATCCAGGACATCACCGAACGAAAGCATATTGAGGAGCAGGTGCGCTCCCTTGCCTACTACGACAGCATCACCGGCCTTCCCAACCGGGTCCTTTTCGGCGAACTGCTGGAGCGCGCCCTCACTTTCGCGCGCCGTTACCGCAAGAAGGTGGCGGTGCTGTTCCTGGACCTGGACCGGTTCAAAGAGATCAACGACACCCTGGGGCACGCGGTGGGGGACAACCTGCTCCGGGAAGTGTCGGAGCGCCTCAAGCACTGCATCCGCGGCTATGACTCGGTTTGGCAGGGGATCGGGGCGACGGAGGGCACGCCGGTGGCCCGGCTGGGAGGGGACGAGTTCACCGTCATCATGGAGGACATCCAGGACAGCAACGGGGTGATCGCCGCTTCGCAACGCATCCTGCAGCTCTTGTCGGACCCCTTCCTCCTGGACGAGGGCGAGATCTGCATTTCCGCCAGCATCGGCATCAGCATCTACCCCGATGACGGCGAGGACGCCATGACCTTGGTGCGCAATGCCGACACCGCCATGTACCACGCCAAGCGGGAGGGGCGCAACAACGCCCAGTTCTTCATGCAGGCCCTGAACGACGCCGCCTGCGAAAGGTTGCAGCTCGAGCGGCAGCTCAGGAAAGCGCTGGCCAACGAGGAGTTCGTGCTCTTCTACCAGCCGCAGATCGATGCCGTCAGCGGTACCATCGTGGGGCTGGAGGCGCTGATCCGCTGGCAGAGCCCGGAACTTGGCTTCGTCCCCCCGGCGAGTTTCATACCCTTTGCCGAGGAGAGCGGGCAGATCACGCTGATCGACGAATGGGTGGTGCATGCCGCATGCCGCCAGGTGGCCGGCTGGCTGGCCCAGGGGATCGCCCCCCCCAGGGTGGCGATCAACCTCTCCGGCTGCCATTTCCTCAAGAAGAGCCTGGTGGAGATGGTGGCCGAGTGCCTGCAGAACTGCACCCTGGAGGGGCGTCACCTCGAGGTAGAACTGACCGAGGGGGTGATCATGCGCGACGTGGAGCAGGCGACCGCCACGCTGGCCGAGTTGAAGCGCATGGGGGTGACCGTCTCCATCGACGACTTCGGCACCGGCTACTCCTCGCTGAGCTACCTCCGGCGCTTCCCGATCGACACCCTGAAGATCGACCGCTCCTTCATCACCGGCGTAACCAAGGACCCCGACGGCGCGGCCATCACCACCGCCATCATCTCCATGGCCACCAGCATGAGGCTGGAGATCGTCGCCGAAGGGGTCGAGACCGCCGAACAGATGAACTTCCTCCTGGAGCACGGCTGCACCGTAATGCAGGGGTACCTTTTCTGCCGCCCGGTCCCCCCGGAGGAGATCACCCGCCTGCTGGTGGAGGGGCTTGCCATGCCGCAGCGACTTGACGCCGCCGCGCCAGCGAAAGAAAGGTAG